The genomic DNA CCAATTTGCTCTAGCGCGGCGGGCAGCCCTTGCTGCGCCGCTTGCTTCATGTAGTAAACACCGAGATCCGCGTCTTGATCCACACACACACCCCACGCCAGCATATCACCGTACAAAAATTCATAGGCAGGAGACCCCACACGGGTGGCACGGGCTTCGATGTCTTGCACGAGCTGGCATTCGTCTTGTTTGACGCGCTCAAGGTGAGAGTTGGTTTCAAACAGCGTGATAAGCTCACTTTCTTCATATAATGGCACAGCCGCCCCGACGTCCGCGCGGGCCGTTGCTGTCGTCAGCGTCGCTGCCGTCAGAGAAAGTGAAAAAATCAGCGTTCGAAACTTCATGCCTACTCGCTATTCAACCAAGAAACCCAACAGCAACGCGCACGCTCGCCGTGTGCTTTTTTGTATCGGCACCTTGCATACTGACTTTAGCAAAGGCGGCAAGTTTTTTCCGCTTTCACGCGATTTGGCTTCCAACTCCATACCAAACTATTAAAAAAGCCAGCGATCAACGCTGGCCTTTGTTATCAAAACGAACTCACGTGCTTAACTATTAAAAGGGTGCACTTTGATAATGGTTTCGTTCCGGTCTGGACCGGTCGAGACCACATCGATGGGCACACCAGTCAACTCTTCGATACGCTTGATGTAATCGAGCGCAGCTTGCGGCAGTTCGTCGAGAGATTTCACCCCAAAGGTGTTTTCACTCCAGCCAGGCATGCTTTCATAGATAGGCTCGATGTTCTCATACGCGTCAGCGGCCAATGGAGAAACCTCAACCGTTGAACCGTCTGCCATCTTGTAACCGGTGCAGATTTTGATTTCTTCCAAACCGTCCATCACGTCAAGCTTGGTTAAGCAGAAACCCGATACCGAGTTAATCTGTACGGCACGACGCATTGCCACCGCATCAAACCAACCACAACGACGCTTACGGCCCGTGGTTGCGCCGAACTCAGCGCCCTTGGTACCAAGGTGCATGCCAATCTCATCATCCAGCTCAGTCGGGAATGGGCCTGCCCCTACGCGGGTGCAGTAGGCTTTAGCAATCCCCAACACATAGCCAAGATGACGCGGGCCAAAGCCAGAGCCTGCCGCTACACCGCCTGCGGTGGTGTTCGATGAGGTCACATACGGATAGGTGCCGTGATCGATATCAAGCAAAGTGCCTTGCGCGCCTTCAAACATGATTTTGTCACCACGTTTGCGGGCATCATCCAGCTCTTGGGTCACGTCCATCACCATACCGGTGAGGATGTCCGCTTGCTCCATGACTTTCGCCAAGGTCTCTTCGTAGCTGACTGGCTCGGTTTTGTAGAAATGCTCAAGCTGGAAGTTGTGGAACTCCATCACTTCTTTGAGCTTTTCAGCAAAGGCTTCTTTGTCAAACAAGTCGCCAACGCGTAGGCCACGACGTGCTACCTTGTCTTCGTACGCAGGACCAATACCACGCCCCGTGGTACCGATAGCTTTCTTACCGCGTGCTTGCTCACGTGCCGCATCTAGTGCGATGTGATAAGGCAGGATCAGAGGACACGCTTCTGACAGGAATAGGCGCTCACGCACAGGCACACCACGTGCTTCTAGCTCACCCATTTCTTTCAGCAAAGCGTCTGGAGATAGCACCACACCGTTGCCGATAATACATTTAACGTTGTTGCGGAGGATACCAGAAGGAATCAAGTGTAGGACGGTCTTTTCACCGTCAATGACAAGAGTATGACCTGCGTTGTGACCGCCTTGGTAGCGAACCACGTATTTTGCATCTTCAGTCAAAAGATCAACGATCTTTCCCTTACCTTCGTCACCCCATTGGGTGCCGAGAACGACTACGTTATTACCCATCTTCTTCGATATGCAGCTAGTTAAAAATGGATTCTAGCACCTTAAAAACTCGGTTGCAGTCATTTTTTAACCGTATTGACATTTTCACTCACCTGCTCGGTGCTAGGTTGCGGAGTGTTAAGCTAAAAATTGGTAAGCCAGCACACTCCCAATCACCACTAAGCAGCCACCAATACGCCGCAACTGCGTGTCAGACTGCTCACCTAAAGCCATGACCATTTGTCGCCACTGTTTGGGCAATAACATCGGCCCTAACCCCTCTACCACTAACACCAGTGCTAACGCGCCCCACACGCTATCCATAATGACCTCCAGCTACATAAACATGGCGTTGCGAGATAAAAAAAGACAAGGCCTGGGCCTTGTCTTTCAAACGAGATAGCTCACTTAACGATTTACTTTTCTATCGCTTCAGGTTGCTTCATGTATTTGAAGAAATCACTCTTCGGATCCACGACGAGCATATCACTCTTGCTGTTAAAGCTCTTGCGATACGCTTGTAGCGAGCGAACAAAGCTATAAAATTCAGGCTCTTTCTTGAAA from Salinivibrio kushneri includes the following:
- the motX gene encoding flagellar protein MotX → MKFRTLIFSLSLTAATLTTATARADVGAAVPLYEESELITLFETNSHLERVKQDECQLVQDIEARATRVGSPAYEFLYGDMLAWGVCVDQDADLGVYYMKQAAQQGLPAALEQIGRYYANGTLVQQDQRRAIPYLREAASLGDTRARIQLAELLVDDVGSPLDYEDAYRWLYQTITADSRTRNRISELRAALEARMPQNIIARAKRRTSYW
- a CDS encoding adenylosuccinate synthase, giving the protein MGNNVVVLGTQWGDEGKGKIVDLLTEDAKYVVRYQGGHNAGHTLVIDGEKTVLHLIPSGILRNNVKCIIGNGVVLSPDALLKEMGELEARGVPVRERLFLSEACPLILPYHIALDAAREQARGKKAIGTTGRGIGPAYEDKVARRGLRVGDLFDKEAFAEKLKEVMEFHNFQLEHFYKTEPVSYEETLAKVMEQADILTGMVMDVTQELDDARKRGDKIMFEGAQGTLLDIDHGTYPYVTSSNTTAGGVAAGSGFGPRHLGYVLGIAKAYCTRVGAGPFPTELDDEIGMHLGTKGAEFGATTGRKRRCGWFDAVAMRRAVQINSVSGFCLTKLDVMDGLEEIKICTGYKMADGSTVEVSPLAADAYENIEPIYESMPGWSENTFGVKSLDELPQAALDYIKRIEELTGVPIDVVSTGPDRNETIIKVHPFNS
- a CDS encoding DUF2065 domain-containing protein, whose amino-acid sequence is MDSVWGALALVLVVEGLGPMLLPKQWRQMVMALGEQSDTQLRRIGGCLVVIGSVLAYQFLA